The proteins below come from a single Balaenoptera ricei isolate mBalRic1 chromosome 2 unlocalized genomic scaffold, mBalRic1.hap2 SUPER_2_unloc_1, whole genome shotgun sequence genomic window:
- the LOC132358157 gene encoding myosin-8-like encodes MPDSPNLLPITEEISDLTMQIAEMSKNLQELEKTRKRVQQEKSDLQAALEEVEGSLKHEEGKILRVQLELNQLKSELDRKITEKEEEIEQLKRKSQRAAKAMQSVLDAEIWSRNVALRLKKKMERDLSEMEIQLGHSNRQVAETQKHLCSVQSQLKDSQLHLDDTLRSSEDLKEQLALVERRNGLLLEEPEERKVALARTERTRKLAEHELLEASDRVQLLHSHNTCLINTKKKLEADIAQCQAEVEKSIQESKNAEEKAKKDVTDAAMMAEALTEKEQDTSAHLERMKKNLEQTVKELQHRLDEVEQLALKGGKKHIQKLEARVRELEGEVESEQKRNTEAVKGLRKHERRVKELTYQTEEDRKNVLRLQDLVDKLQAKVKSYKRQAEEAEEQSNANLAKFRKLQHELEEAEERADIAESQVNKLRVKSREIHTQVSAE; translated from the exons ATGCCCGACAGCCCCAaccttctccccatcacag AAGAGATTTCCGACTTAACCATGCAGATTGCAGAAATGAGCAAGAATCTTCAGGAATTGGAGAAGACCAGGAAGCGAGTGCAGCAAGAAAAGTCAGACCTCCAGGCTGCCCTGGAAGAGGTGGAG GGTTCCTTGAAGCATGAAGAGGGCAAGATTTTGCGTGTCCAGCTAGAGTTGAACCAGCTGAAATCTGAGCTTGACCGCAAGAtcactgagaaggaagaagaaatcgaGCAGCTGAAAAGAAAGAGCCAGCGGGCAGCAAAGGCCATGCAAAGCGTGCTGGATGCTGAGATCTGGAGCCGGAATGTTGCTCTGAGGctgaagaagaagatggagagagacctCAGTGAGATGGAGATTCAGCTGGGCCACTCCAACCGCCAGGTGGCAGAGACCCAGAAACACCTGTGCTCAGTCCAGAGCCAGCTCAAG GACTCCCAGCTGCATCTGGATGACACCCTGAGGAGCAGCGAGGACCTCAAGGAGCAGCTGGCCCTCGTGGAGCGCAGGAATGGCCTCTTGCTGGAGGAGCCGGAGGAGAGGAAGGTGGCCCTGGCACGGACGGAGCGCACCCGCAAGCTGGCGGAGCACGAGCTGCTGGAGGCCAGCGACCGCGTGCAGCTCCTTCACTCCCAC aaCACGTGCctgataaataccaagaaaaaactgGAAGCCGACATAGCCCAATGCCAGGCAGAGGTGGAGAAGTCTATCCAGGAGTCCAAAAATGCAGAGGAGAAGGCCAAGAAGGATGTCACGGAT GCGGCCATGATGGCCGAGGCGCTGACAGAGAAGGAGCAGGACACCAGCGCCCACCTGGAGCGGATGAAGAAGAACCTGGAGCAGACGGTGAAGGAGCTGCAGCACCGCCTGGACGAGGTTGAGCAGCTGGCCCTGAAGGGTGGCAAGAAGCACATCCAGAAGCTGGAGGCCAGG GTACGTGAGCTTGAAGGAGAGGTTGAAAGTGAGCAGAAACGTAATACTGAGGCTGTTAAAGGTTTGCGGAAACATGAGAGAAGAGTAAAGGAACTCACCTACCAG ACTGAGGAAGACCGCAAGAATGTTCTCAGGCTGCAAGACCTGGTAGATAAATTACAGGCAAAGGTGAAATCATACAAGAGACAAGCTGAGGAGGCT GAGGAACAATCCAATGCTAATCTTGCCAAATTCCGCAAGCTCCAGCACGAGCTGGAGGAGGCCGAGGAACGGGCTGACATTGCCGAGTCCCAGGTCAACAAGCTGCGGGTGAAGAGCCGGGAGATTCACACACAAGTCAGTGCAGAGTGA